Proteins encoded in a region of the Roseomonas haemaphysalidis genome:
- a CDS encoding ABC transporter ATP-binding protein yields the protein MGPVLAVDGLKAYYQTRFFGTLREVRAVDDITLEVRRDEIYGLAGESSSGKSTLIKTIARAIRPPLNVVAGSVRFDFGGQGAHDIYALPAGELAATRWRHLSYIMQGSMNVLNPVRRIRHSFVDFAYRHMALPMPAFLRRVEEHLAHLSLQPAVLDSYPHELSGGMRQRVTIALATVCRPEFIIADEPTTALDVVVQKGVLGMIRRLQREMGSSVLFVTHDMAVHANLTDRLGIMYAGRLVEEAPTRDLFRRPLHPYTAHLIRSLPRIGDDAPRHGLEGKPPSLAAPPPGCRFHPRCPLAMEVCRQEVPAMRELAPGHRVACHAAEQGMLP from the coding sequence ATGGGACCGGTGCTGGCCGTCGACGGGCTCAAGGCCTACTACCAGACGCGCTTCTTCGGCACGCTGCGCGAGGTGCGCGCGGTGGACGACATCACCCTGGAGGTACGGCGCGACGAGATCTATGGACTCGCCGGCGAAAGCTCCTCCGGCAAGAGCACGCTGATCAAGACCATCGCGCGCGCCATCCGCCCGCCGCTGAACGTGGTGGCCGGCAGCGTGCGCTTCGACTTCGGCGGCCAGGGCGCGCACGACATCTACGCGCTTCCGGCGGGCGAGCTGGCGGCCACCCGCTGGCGGCACCTGTCCTACATCATGCAGGGCTCGATGAACGTGCTGAACCCGGTGCGCCGGATCCGGCATTCCTTTGTCGACTTCGCGTACCGCCACATGGCGCTGCCGATGCCCGCCTTCCTCAGGCGCGTGGAAGAGCATCTGGCGCACCTGTCGCTCCAGCCCGCGGTGCTGGACAGCTATCCGCATGAGCTGTCGGGCGGCATGCGCCAGCGCGTGACCATCGCCCTGGCCACCGTCTGCCGCCCCGAGTTCATCATTGCCGACGAGCCGACCACGGCGCTCGACGTGGTGGTGCAGAAGGGGGTGCTGGGCATGATCCGCCGGCTGCAGCGGGAGATGGGCTCCTCCGTGCTGTTCGTCACGCACGACATGGCGGTGCATGCCAACCTGACCGACCGGCTCGGCATCATGTATGCCGGCCGGCTGGTCGAGGAGGCGCCGACGCGCGACCTGTTCCGCCGGCCGCTGCACCCCTACACCGCCCACCTGATCCGCAGCCTGCCGCGCATCGGTGACGACGCGCCGCGCCACGGGCTCGAAGGCAAGCCACCCAGCCTGGCGGCGCCGCCCCCCGGATGCCGCTTCCACCCCCGCTGCCCGCTGGCCATGGAGGTCTGCCGGCAGGAAGTGCCGGCGATGCGGGAGCTGGCACCCGGCCATCGCGTCGCCTGCCATGCCGCCGAGCAGGGGATGCTGCCATGA
- a CDS encoding FAD-binding protein — translation MQPPFPLLLSPLTLGGVTLRNRVGFAAMSCRLSAGGRATPALLSHLQARAAGGAALVVTEALPAAASAATPTRVAAFDEAALPDLQAMAAAVARHGALPIGQLWHPGSANRGQRAVDAVGASAVPDGLSWTVPRILSDGEIEALCAEYAGTAARLQRAGFAGVEVSAAHGFLPLQFLSPASNRRQDRWGGDLHGRSLFLRRIIANIRHSCGPGFLLGLKLPADDGAPGSIDPDEAARITALLAAETPPDWFCFSQGTHGWSLGMHAPDQHATPMGYRPLWRRMRAAAGGVPVAAVARIDHPAAAESVLAAGDADLVMLARPLLADPDWLGKAAGNRPTEIRPCLNCNACWGEINKGLPIACAVNPSAGGREVAAPGRVATARRVVVAGGGPAGLQAALAAARRGHRVTLLSARPPGGAARLEAALPGGASMMRFLDYLTEAATRAGVVIRQGVADAGAILALQPDATILATGAGMTRPAGLQGEGQDLRNMLRTPPPGGRVAVLYDHDQTAATYAAAEWLAMRFRRVVLVTPRDSIAQDVPLLSAQGIHRRLARLGVEILPYRAPLRHAAGEVVLRHLLTEAEEVIGSVDLFTWSTPRAPRQDLLPALLAAGLAVHLVGDALAPRLMLSAIREGEEVGGGL, via the coding sequence ATGCAGCCGCCCTTTCCGCTTCTCCTGTCGCCGCTGACCCTGGGCGGCGTGACACTTCGCAATCGCGTCGGCTTCGCGGCCATGTCCTGCCGGCTCAGCGCGGGCGGGCGGGCCACGCCGGCGCTGCTGTCCCATCTGCAAGCCCGCGCGGCGGGCGGTGCCGCCCTGGTGGTGACGGAAGCCCTGCCCGCGGCGGCCTCCGCCGCCACGCCCACCCGCGTCGCGGCCTTTGATGAAGCCGCCCTGCCGGACCTGCAGGCCATGGCCGCCGCCGTGGCGCGCCACGGCGCATTGCCGATCGGCCAGTTGTGGCACCCGGGCTCGGCCAACCGGGGGCAAAGGGCGGTGGATGCGGTGGGCGCATCCGCGGTGCCCGACGGCCTCTCCTGGACCGTGCCGCGCATCCTGTCCGATGGCGAGATCGAGGCGCTGTGCGCGGAATACGCCGGCACGGCCGCCCGGCTGCAACGCGCCGGCTTCGCGGGGGTGGAGGTTTCGGCGGCGCATGGCTTTCTGCCGCTGCAGTTCCTGTCGCCCGCCAGCAACCGGCGGCAGGACCGCTGGGGCGGCGACCTGCACGGCCGCAGCCTGTTTCTGCGACGGATCATCGCCAACATCCGGCACAGCTGCGGCCCTGGCTTCCTGCTGGGGCTGAAGCTGCCGGCCGATGACGGGGCGCCCGGCTCCATCGACCCGGACGAGGCCGCGCGCATCACCGCCCTGCTGGCGGCCGAAACGCCGCCGGACTGGTTCTGCTTCAGCCAGGGCACGCACGGCTGGTCGCTCGGCATGCACGCGCCAGACCAGCACGCCACGCCGATGGGCTACCGACCGCTGTGGCGCCGCATGCGCGCGGCGGCGGGCGGCGTGCCGGTGGCCGCCGTGGCGCGCATCGACCACCCGGCGGCGGCGGAATCCGTGTTGGCCGCCGGCGATGCCGACCTGGTGATGCTGGCGCGCCCCCTGCTGGCCGACCCCGACTGGCTGGGCAAGGCCGCTGGCAACCGCCCCACCGAGATCCGCCCCTGCCTGAACTGCAACGCCTGCTGGGGTGAAATCAACAAAGGCCTGCCCATCGCCTGTGCCGTGAACCCCTCGGCAGGTGGGCGCGAGGTGGCAGCACCCGGGCGCGTGGCCACCGCGCGGCGCGTGGTGGTGGCCGGCGGCGGGCCCGCGGGGCTGCAGGCGGCGCTGGCCGCCGCGCGGCGGGGGCACCGGGTGACACTGCTGTCGGCCCGCCCGCCCGGCGGCGCGGCGCGGCTGGAGGCCGCACTGCCGGGCGGCGCGTCCATGATGCGCTTTCTGGATTACCTGACCGAAGCCGCCACGCGGGCCGGGGTGGTGATACGCCAAGGCGTTGCCGATGCCGGGGCGATCCTGGCACTGCAGCCCGATGCGACGATCCTGGCCACGGGCGCCGGGATGACGCGCCCGGCCGGGCTGCAGGGTGAGGGCCAGGACCTGCGGAACATGCTGCGCACCCCGCCCCCCGGCGGCCGCGTGGCGGTGCTGTACGATCACGACCAGACCGCTGCCACCTACGCCGCCGCCGAATGGCTGGCCATGCGATTCCGGCGCGTGGTGCTGGTGACGCCGCGCGACAGCATCGCGCAGGACGTGCCGTTGCTGTCCGCCCAGGGCATCCACCGCCGTCTGGCGCGGCTGGGCGTGGAGATCCTGCCTTATCGCGCGCCGCTGCGGCACGCGGCGGGGGAGGTGGTGCTGCGCCACCTGCTGACGGAGGCGGAGGAGGTGATCGGCAGCGTCGACCTGTTCACCTGGTCGACGCCCCGCGCGCCGCGCCAGGACCTTCTGCCGGCGCTGCTGGCGGCCGGGCTCGCCGTGCATCTGGTGGGTGACGCCCTGGCCCCGCGCCTGATGCTGTCCGCCATCCGGGAAGGGGAAGAGGTGGGCGGCGGCCTTTAG
- a CDS encoding Bug family tripartite tricarboxylate transporter substrate binding protein, whose translation MHRRSLLAALGLLPLARPAAAQGTWPDRPARFVNPFTAGSAVDVVTRLLAQGMSEQLGQQFIVENRTGASGNIGTEAVARARPDGYTILVGSPGTMGINPFLFPTLPYDAIKDFAPVSHAVSFPQAIVVNPRLGIRSLPELVARAKAEPGRLNYGSSGSGTTSHLAMELFKAALGLDLVHVPFRGGSQAVQAVVGGDIQLAIEGVPSLPGMINQGLLLPLAVTSAERSALLPEVPAVAETVPGFDAAAWIIYFVPAGTPEPVVDAMSAAMRAALDQPAIRQKLLEQGATLFGSNAADTAAFHRAEMRKWQRAVQVSGAKVE comes from the coding sequence ATGCACCGCCGTTCGTTGCTCGCGGCCCTCGGCCTGTTGCCCCTGGCCCGCCCCGCCGCCGCGCAGGGCACCTGGCCGGACCGCCCTGCCCGCTTCGTCAATCCCTTCACGGCGGGCTCCGCCGTGGACGTGGTGACGCGTCTGCTGGCGCAGGGCATGTCGGAGCAGCTGGGCCAGCAGTTCATCGTGGAAAACCGCACCGGCGCCTCCGGCAACATCGGCACGGAAGCGGTGGCCCGGGCGCGGCCGGATGGCTACACCATCCTGGTCGGCTCGCCTGGCACCATGGGCATCAATCCCTTTCTGTTTCCCACGCTGCCCTACGACGCCATCAAGGACTTCGCCCCCGTCAGCCATGCGGTGTCCTTTCCGCAGGCCATTGTGGTAAACCCCAGGCTCGGCATCCGCTCCCTGCCGGAGCTGGTGGCACGGGCGAAGGCGGAGCCGGGCCGGCTGAACTACGGCTCGTCGGGCAGCGGCACCACGTCGCACCTGGCGATGGAGCTGTTCAAGGCGGCCCTGGGGCTGGACCTAGTGCACGTGCCGTTCCGCGGCGGCAGCCAGGCGGTGCAGGCAGTGGTCGGCGGCGACATCCAGCTCGCCATTGAGGGCGTGCCATCGCTGCCCGGCATGATCAACCAGGGGCTGCTGCTGCCGCTGGCCGTCACCTCGGCGGAGCGGTCGGCGCTGCTGCCGGAGGTCCCCGCCGTGGCGGAAACCGTGCCCGGCTTCGACGCCGCCGCCTGGATCATCTACTTCGTGCCGGCCGGCACCCCCGAGCCGGTGGTGGACGCGATGTCCGCCGCCATGCGGGCCGCGCTGGACCAGCCCGCCATCCGCCAGAAGCTTCTGGAACAGGGCGCCACGCTGTTCGGCAGCAACGCAGCGGACACCGCCGCATTTCACCGCGCCGAAATGCGCAAGTGGCAGCGCGCGGTGCAGGTTTCCGGCGCCAAGGTGGAGTGA
- a CDS encoding ABC transporter substrate-binding protein, whose protein sequence is MSFSRRSLLATPIALAVTPAMARAARAQSAGGGAPPRRETLILENPEGVIRNPSWFNIWAINAGSQYNGLQQLVMDTLWYIDPESGIDGAFDNSLASEPPIYNADFSEMTAKLRQGLYWSDGVEFTAADVVHTVETQVKNPGMRWSAQLILNVAEVSAPDPYTVVFKLKKPNARFHANFMVRFNAIWIMPKHVFEKVADPVRFDFNPPVSLSAYKLHSFDQEGRRFTWERRDDWQRTSLGRFGQPGPRYVSYVDGGPADKRVIAQLNHDLDVVHDVAPEGMFTLARQSEQVRGWFPKFPYAHPDPTLPALIFNTQNPMFGDRRVRWALALLIDMKAVSMAGYRGAATISAIALPPTGTHPRDYHGPLQNWLAAFELDTGKQTIKPYDPSIGAQIAALVRPSNPNVPTDAAEIARSLGHGWWKPNPQAATELLEAAGYRKRGSNWMTPDGKPFAIKVVVEGETRPVMTRTGTMIAQNWRQFGIDSRIDVAQGTSLADRRNAGDFETMIAWSVETYGGHPDLAYFLDSWHSQYVAKPGQAQPWRNWQRWSSPQMDAIIERMRATPFADPSVVEIGRDYAKLMVQEMPIIPLMAYNVFTTMDTTYWTGFPTAENPYTNPVPNWGNSRYMFSRLKPRQA, encoded by the coding sequence ATGTCGTTCAGCCGCAGAAGCCTGCTGGCCACGCCGATCGCGCTCGCCGTCACGCCCGCCATGGCCCGCGCGGCCAGGGCACAGTCCGCTGGCGGCGGCGCGCCGCCGCGCCGCGAAACGCTGATCCTGGAAAACCCAGAAGGCGTCATCCGCAACCCGAGCTGGTTCAACATCTGGGCCATCAACGCCGGCAGCCAGTACAACGGGCTGCAGCAGCTGGTCATGGACACGCTGTGGTACATCGATCCCGAAAGCGGCATCGACGGCGCCTTCGACAATTCGCTGGCTTCCGAACCGCCCATCTACAACGCCGACTTCAGCGAGATGACCGCCAAGCTCCGCCAGGGCCTCTACTGGAGCGACGGCGTCGAGTTCACCGCGGCCGACGTGGTGCACACGGTCGAGACGCAGGTGAAGAACCCCGGCATGCGCTGGAGCGCGCAGCTGATCCTCAACGTGGCCGAGGTTTCGGCGCCCGACCCCTACACGGTGGTGTTCAAGCTCAAGAAGCCCAACGCCCGCTTCCACGCCAACTTCATGGTCCGCTTCAACGCCATCTGGATCATGCCCAAGCATGTGTTCGAGAAGGTGGCGGACCCCGTCCGATTCGACTTCAACCCGCCCGTCTCGCTCAGCGCATACAAGCTGCACAGCTTCGACCAGGAAGGGCGGCGCTTCACCTGGGAACGGCGGGATGACTGGCAGCGCACCTCGCTCGGCCGCTTCGGCCAGCCGGGGCCCCGCTACGTCTCCTATGTCGATGGTGGGCCGGCGGACAAGCGCGTCATCGCCCAGCTCAACCACGACCTCGACGTGGTGCACGACGTGGCGCCGGAGGGGATGTTCACCCTCGCCCGGCAGTCCGAGCAGGTGCGCGGCTGGTTCCCGAAGTTCCCCTACGCCCACCCCGACCCGACGCTGCCGGCGCTGATCTTCAACACCCAGAACCCGATGTTCGGCGACCGCCGGGTGCGCTGGGCGCTGGCGCTGTTGATCGACATGAAGGCGGTGTCGATGGCCGGCTACCGCGGCGCGGCCACCATCTCCGCCATCGCGCTGCCACCCACCGGCACCCACCCACGCGACTACCACGGCCCCTTGCAGAACTGGCTCGCGGCCTTCGAACTGGACACCGGCAAGCAGACCATCAAGCCCTACGACCCCAGCATTGGCGCGCAGATCGCGGCGCTGGTGCGCCCGTCCAACCCTAACGTGCCGACTGATGCGGCCGAGATCGCCCGCTCGCTCGGCCATGGCTGGTGGAAGCCCAACCCGCAGGCGGCGACGGAGCTGCTGGAAGCCGCCGGCTACCGCAAGCGCGGCAGCAACTGGATGACGCCGGACGGCAAGCCCTTTGCCATCAAGGTGGTGGTGGAAGGCGAGACGCGGCCGGTGATGACCCGCACCGGCACCATGATCGCGCAAAACTGGCGGCAGTTCGGCATCGACAGCCGCATCGACGTGGCGCAGGGCACCAGCCTGGCCGACCGCCGCAACGCCGGCGACTTCGAGACCATGATCGCCTGGAGCGTGGAGACCTATGGCGGGCATCCGGACCTCGCCTATTTCCTCGACAGCTGGCATTCGCAATACGTGGCCAAGCCCGGCCAGGCGCAGCCCTGGCGCAACTGGCAACGCTGGTCCAGCCCGCAGATGGACGCGATCATCGAGCGCATGCGCGCGACACCCTTCGCCGACCCCTCGGTGGTCGAGATCGGCCGCGACTATGCCAAGCTGATGGTGCAGGAAATGCCGATCATTCCGCTGATGGCCTACAACGTCTTCACGACGATGGACACCACCTACTGGACCGGCTTTCCCACGGCGGAGAACCCCTACACCAACCCGGTGCCGAATTGGGGCAACAGCCGCTACATGTTCTCGCGCCTGAAGCCGCGCCAGGCCTGA
- a CDS encoding ABC transporter permease: MRGYAVYLVKRLLQFALVVFVGINVTYLITHATPIDPVEQTITAATSFGTTSPEAIALMRRSLQDLYGTGGGALHQWLAFWGRIVVGDFGPSLSAFPTPVSTLIRRALPWTAGLMLVATVLSWGLGNLLGGLAGYYRRNRLLKFAGIVAMGVHPVPYYIVAFVLLIVFGYVWPVLPITGAYAQGLQPGFTLEFAGSVVRHSLLPAASLVLVGIGGWFMGMRSLVSNVVTEDYTIYAELAGVRRRRILGSYVMRNALAPQVTGLAMTLGAIFNGAIITEQVFGYPGLGSLLVAAVHAGDYSLVIGVTTVSILAVSFAVLLVDLLYPLLDPRVQAR; encoded by the coding sequence ATGCGCGGCTATGCCGTCTACCTGGTCAAGCGGCTGCTGCAGTTCGCCCTCGTGGTGTTCGTCGGCATCAACGTCACCTACCTGATCACGCATGCGACGCCGATCGACCCGGTGGAACAGACCATCACCGCGGCCACCTCTTTCGGCACCACCAGTCCGGAGGCGATCGCACTGATGCGGCGCTCGCTGCAGGACCTTTACGGCACCGGCGGCGGCGCGCTGCACCAATGGCTGGCCTTCTGGGGTCGCATCGTGGTGGGTGACTTCGGGCCCTCGCTGTCCGCCTTCCCGACGCCGGTCTCCACGCTGATCCGCCGGGCGCTGCCCTGGACTGCCGGGCTGATGCTGGTGGCGACCGTGCTGTCCTGGGGGCTGGGCAACCTGCTCGGCGGCCTGGCCGGCTATTACCGCCGCAACCGGCTGCTGAAGTTCGCGGGCATCGTGGCCATGGGCGTGCACCCGGTGCCCTACTACATCGTCGCCTTCGTGCTCCTGATCGTCTTCGGCTACGTGTGGCCGGTGCTGCCGATCACCGGCGCCTACGCGCAGGGGCTGCAGCCGGGCTTCACGCTGGAATTCGCCGGCAGCGTGGTGCGCCATTCGTTGCTGCCTGCGGCATCCCTGGTGCTGGTCGGCATCGGTGGCTGGTTCATGGGCATGCGCTCGCTGGTGTCCAACGTGGTGACGGAGGACTACACGATCTACGCGGAGCTCGCCGGCGTCAGGCGCCGCCGCATCCTCGGCTCCTACGTCATGCGCAACGCGCTGGCCCCGCAGGTGACCGGGCTGGCGATGACGCTGGGCGCCATCTTCAACGGCGCCATCATCACCGAGCAGGTGTTCGGCTACCCGGGCCTCGGCTCGCTGCTGGTGGCCGCCGTGCATGCCGGCGACTACAGCCTGGTGATCGGCGTCACCACGGTATCGATCCTGGCGGTGTCCTTCGCGGTGCTGCTGGTCGACCTGCTGTACCCGTTGCTTGACCCCCGCGTGCAGGCGCGCTGA
- a CDS encoding alpha-N-arabinofuranosidase, which yields MKARVTIDRDVLIGETHDRLFGAFVEHLGRCVYGGIFEPGHPEADEKGFRQDVLALVRELAPTIMRYPGGNFVSGYNWEDGVGPVEQRPRRLDLAWMSTEPNTFGTNEFIDWCRAANIEPMLAVNLGTRGGDAARNLVEYCNHPSGTHWSDLRRAHGWEQPHEVKFWCLGNEVDGPWQMEHKTAREYGRVATESAKMMKWIDPSLELAACGSSARNMPTFGAWEREVLQHTFDHVEFISLHTYLNDYAGDMPSFLASADLMDSFIEEVVAIADAVAAERRSDKRLMLSFDEWNVWYRTRGKKEGRTVPGWPVAPQILEEVYTMGDALAFGGACISLLNHADRVKAACLAQLVNAIAPIMTETGGPAWRQTIFFPFAQMSNLGRGRVLRARVESPTYSTSYYDPRGAQEHRFTLPEVPYLKCAAVHDADGGFATLFLLNRHLQEDVALEVELRGLGAGSVVSAETLRHDDLSATNTKDAPERVAPAPLPGAALQDGVLRATLPAASWSVIRVKLG from the coding sequence TTGAAGGCACGAGTGACCATCGACCGCGACGTCCTCATCGGCGAAACGCATGACCGGCTGTTCGGCGCCTTTGTCGAGCATCTTGGCCGCTGCGTGTATGGCGGTATCTTCGAGCCCGGCCACCCGGAGGCGGATGAGAAGGGCTTCCGCCAGGACGTGCTGGCCCTGGTGCGCGAGCTGGCACCGACCATCATGCGCTACCCCGGCGGCAACTTCGTGTCCGGCTACAACTGGGAAGATGGCGTGGGCCCGGTGGAACAGCGGCCGCGCCGCCTCGACCTCGCCTGGATGAGCACCGAGCCCAATACCTTCGGCACCAATGAGTTCATCGACTGGTGCCGCGCGGCCAACATCGAGCCGATGCTGGCCGTCAACCTCGGCACCCGCGGCGGCGACGCGGCGCGCAACCTGGTGGAATACTGCAACCACCCGTCAGGCACCCATTGGTCGGACCTGCGCCGCGCCCATGGCTGGGAGCAGCCGCACGAGGTGAAGTTCTGGTGCCTGGGCAACGAGGTCGACGGACCCTGGCAGATGGAACACAAGACGGCCCGGGAGTACGGCCGCGTGGCCACCGAATCCGCCAAGATGATGAAGTGGATCGATCCCAGCCTGGAGCTGGCGGCCTGCGGCTCGTCGGCCCGCAACATGCCGACCTTCGGGGCCTGGGAGCGCGAGGTCCTGCAGCACACCTTCGACCACGTCGAGTTCATCTCGCTGCACACTTACCTAAACGACTATGCCGGCGACATGCCGAGCTTCCTGGCCAGCGCGGACCTGATGGACAGCTTCATTGAGGAGGTGGTGGCCATCGCCGATGCCGTCGCGGCCGAACGGCGCTCGGACAAGCGGCTGATGCTGAGCTTCGACGAATGGAACGTATGGTACCGCACGCGCGGCAAGAAGGAAGGCCGCACCGTGCCGGGCTGGCCGGTCGCGCCGCAAATCCTGGAGGAAGTCTATACCATGGGGGATGCGCTGGCCTTCGGCGGCGCCTGCATCTCCCTGCTCAACCATGCGGACCGCGTCAAGGCCGCCTGCCTGGCGCAGCTGGTCAATGCCATCGCACCCATCATGACGGAGACCGGCGGCCCGGCTTGGCGGCAGACGATCTTCTTTCCATTCGCGCAGATGTCCAACCTGGGACGTGGCCGCGTGCTGCGGGCGCGCGTGGAATCACCCACCTACAGCACCAGCTACTACGACCCGCGCGGCGCGCAGGAGCACCGCTTCACGCTGCCTGAGGTGCCTTATCTGAAATGCGCCGCGGTGCACGACGCGGATGGCGGCTTTGCCACCTTGTTCCTGCTCAACCGCCACCTGCAGGAGGACGTGGCGCTGGAAGTGGAACTGCGCGGCCTCGGTGCCGGCTCCGTCGTTTCGGCCGAGACGCTGCGGCACGACGACCTTTCCGCCACGAACACCAAGGATGCCCCGGAACGGGTGGCACCGGCCCCGTTGCCCGGCGCAGCGCTGCAGGACGGCGTTTTGCGAGCGACGTTGCCGGCCGCGTCCTGGAGCGTGATCCGCGTCAAGCTCGGCTGA
- a CDS encoding ABC transporter ATP-binding protein, with protein sequence MTAPLLELRHVGKTYAGGGLLSRRKVSAVKDVSFTLAAETPEVFAIIGESGSGKSSLARMVLGMGTATEGQVLFRGQDLARLRGRAARLDFMRQVQPIFQNPFEAFNPLTRVDRYLYATARNLAGADGQPAAEAAADRALQQVGLSLDELRGRFPHELSGGQLQRAAIARALIPGPALLVADEPVSMIDASLRMTIVNLFRELRDRLQVSILYITHDLATAYTISDRIVIMRQGEVVEAGDARAVLAHPTHPYSIQLKDSVLSVEGAWQEEGTRP encoded by the coding sequence ATGACCGCGCCGCTGCTGGAGTTGCGCCACGTCGGCAAGACTTATGCGGGCGGCGGGCTGCTGTCGCGCCGCAAGGTGTCGGCGGTGAAGGACGTGTCCTTCACGCTGGCGGCCGAAACGCCGGAAGTCTTCGCCATCATCGGCGAGTCCGGCAGCGGCAAGTCCAGCCTGGCGCGCATGGTGCTGGGCATGGGCACGGCGACGGAGGGCCAGGTTCTCTTCCGCGGCCAGGACCTCGCCCGGCTGCGCGGCCGCGCGGCGCGCCTGGACTTCATGCGGCAGGTGCAGCCGATCTTCCAGAACCCGTTCGAGGCCTTCAACCCCCTGACCCGGGTGGACCGCTACCTGTATGCCACCGCCCGCAACCTGGCCGGCGCCGACGGCCAGCCGGCAGCGGAGGCAGCGGCCGACCGCGCCTTGCAGCAGGTCGGCCTGTCGCTGGACGAACTGCGCGGCCGCTTTCCGCACGAGCTGTCGGGCGGCCAGTTGCAGCGTGCGGCGATCGCCCGCGCGCTGATTCCCGGCCCCGCCCTGCTGGTGGCAGACGAGCCGGTCTCGATGATCGACGCCTCGCTGCGCATGACCATCGTCAACTTGTTCCGCGAGCTGCGGGACCGGCTGCAGGTGTCGATCCTCTACATCACGCATGACCTCGCCACGGCCTACACGATCAGCGACCGCATCGTGATCATGCGCCAGGGCGAAGTGGTGGAGGCGGGTGACGCGCGGGCGGTCCTGGCGCACCCGACGCATCCCTACTCCATCCAGCTCAAGGATTCCGTGCTCTCGGTCGAGGGCGCGTGGCAAGAAGAAGGAACGAGGCCTTGA
- a CDS encoding ABC transporter permease produces the protein MWKILRDLLRYNWEFTTGVVLLGIVAAIALLSFVSPYPPLDVYVVAPDMPPSMEHWLGTTSRGQDVFWQLSAAIRNTLAFGIVVAVLSRVIALAVGLFAGYAGGPVDRLLMSVNDTFIVVPIFPILVLFYFVMRDQMSWALLALVAACLGWAYDARLIRSVALSLKTREFTAQSAFCGMGAREIVTREHMPYVMPVVFTTTMNNMNWSIGLEVTLSVLGFTDVNTPTIGGMIYWANQHAALVSGIWWWIAAPVALVVIVFIALFLLAVSMNEYIDPRSRLARMGGG, from the coding sequence ATGTGGAAGATCCTGCGCGACCTGTTGCGCTACAACTGGGAATTCACCACCGGCGTGGTGTTGCTCGGCATCGTCGCGGCGATCGCGCTGCTGTCCTTCGTGTCGCCCTATCCGCCGCTCGATGTCTACGTGGTGGCACCCGACATGCCGCCGTCGATGGAGCACTGGCTCGGCACCACCTCGCGCGGGCAGGACGTGTTCTGGCAACTCTCCGCCGCCATCCGCAACACGCTGGCCTTCGGCATCGTGGTGGCGGTCCTCAGCCGCGTCATCGCGCTCGCGGTCGGGCTGTTCGCCGGCTATGCGGGCGGGCCGGTGGACCGGCTGCTGATGTCAGTCAACGACACCTTCATCGTGGTGCCGATCTTTCCCATCCTGGTGCTGTTCTACTTCGTGATGCGCGACCAGATGAGCTGGGCGCTGCTGGCGCTGGTCGCCGCCTGCCTCGGCTGGGCCTACGACGCACGGCTGATCCGCTCCGTGGCCCTTTCGCTCAAGACGCGCGAGTTTACCGCGCAGTCGGCCTTCTGCGGCATGGGTGCGCGGGAGATCGTGACGCGCGAGCACATGCCCTATGTCATGCCGGTGGTCTTCACCACCACCATGAACAACATGAACTGGAGCATCGGGCTGGAGGTGACGCTGTCCGTGCTCGGCTTCACGGACGTCAACACGCCCACCATCGGCGGCATGATCTACTGGGCCAACCAGCACGCGGCGCTGGTGTCGGGCATCTGGTGGTGGATCGCGGCCCCCGTCGCGCTGGTGGTCATCGTCTTCATCGCGCTGTTCCTCCTGGCGGTCTCGATGAACGAGTACATCGACCCCCGTTCGCGCCTGGCCCGGATGGGGGGCGGCTGA